One window of bacterium genomic DNA carries:
- a CDS encoding glycosyltransferase family 2 protein: MKLSIIIPVYNEENTINKVLEKIKDIDFEIEKEIIVVDDGSTDTTRNILSRLQITNCKLHIIYHEKNQGKGAAIKTGIKNSTGDIIAIQDADLEYDPLELKYLLKPIMDNKA, translated from the coding sequence ATGAAACTTTCAATAATAATACCTGTATATAATGAAGAAAACACGATAAACAAAGTATTAGAAAAAATAAAAGATATAGATTTTGAAATAGAGAAAGAAATTATTGTTGTAGATGATGGATCTACAGATACCACACGAAATATTTTAAGTAGATTACAGATTACAAATTGCAAATTACATATTATTTATCATGAAAAAAACCAAGGTAAAGGTGCTGCTATAAAAACAGGAATAAAAAATTCTACAGGTGATATTATAGCAATTCAAGATGCTGATTTAGAATATGATCCATTAGAATTAAAATATTTACTTAAACCTATAATGGATAACAAAGCAGA